A portion of the Lysinibacillus timonensis genome contains these proteins:
- the lexA gene encoding transcriptional repressor LexA: protein MKKVSKRQEDILAFIKEEVRTKGYPPSVREIGEAVGLASSSTVHGHLARLESKGLIRRDPTKPRAIEILDQVEEIQVPVPKQGVVNVPLIGKVTAGNPITAIENIEEYFPLPDSYGTTEDQLFMLEVMGESMIEAGILDGDYVVVKKTSTATNGEIVVAMTEDDEATVKRFYKEKTHFRLQPENSTMDPIYVDRVTILGKVVGLYRRIH from the coding sequence ATGAAAAAAGTTTCGAAAAGGCAGGAAGATATATTAGCATTTATAAAAGAAGAAGTTCGAACAAAAGGTTATCCGCCATCAGTTCGAGAGATTGGTGAAGCGGTTGGACTCGCTTCTAGTTCCACTGTACATGGACATTTAGCTCGCTTAGAAAGTAAAGGTTTAATTCGCCGTGACCCTACAAAACCTCGTGCGATCGAAATACTTGACCAAGTCGAAGAAATTCAAGTGCCTGTTCCGAAACAAGGCGTTGTCAATGTACCGTTAATTGGGAAAGTAACAGCGGGGAATCCAATTACAGCGATTGAAAATATTGAAGAATACTTCCCTCTACCAGATTCATATGGTACAACCGAAGACCAACTATTTATGCTAGAAGTAATGGGAGAATCGATGATAGAAGCTGGTATTCTCGATGGAGATTATGTTGTTGTTAAAAAGACATCTACTGCCACAAATGGTGAAATAGTTGTAGCAATGACAGAGGACGATGAGGCAACTGTAAAACGCTTTTATAAAGAAAAAACGCATTTCCGCCTACAACCTGAAAACTCCACAATGGACCCTATTTACGTAGACAGAGTGACAATTTTAGGGAAAGTGGTTGGCTTATATCGTCGCATCCATTAA
- a CDS encoding potassium transporter has protein sequence MNLSSSKNSQLILLVILIAALIFAAYYYVVMPKREQVDSLNRSIDSLNTEISSIQATITQTQAEQSKETTNVFTIEKKLPSSREVDELLLNIEEIEYVTDSLVLSIAFNGYDSSVADAGIGLQNEDAAATDSNAPTDPNAAPNTTDPNATSDPNNGVQNTEGQTVNAGTSPEPGLAMNLPPELKMISFSLEIESPDYNHLMQFIDEIENLERIMKVDSINFSLPGEEVNFQEDVPESITASIQVTTFYYEGQ, from the coding sequence ATGAATCTCTCTAGCAGTAAAAATTCGCAACTCATTTTGTTAGTTATACTAATTGCTGCTTTAATTTTCGCAGCTTATTATTATGTCGTAATGCCTAAGCGTGAGCAAGTGGATTCGCTCAATCGTTCAATCGATTCACTGAATACGGAAATCTCTAGTATTCAGGCAACGATTACACAAACACAGGCAGAACAATCAAAAGAAACGACTAATGTTTTTACAATAGAAAAAAAGTTACCATCATCTCGTGAAGTGGATGAATTGTTATTAAATATCGAAGAAATTGAATATGTTACAGATTCACTTGTACTGTCTATTGCGTTTAACGGTTATGATTCTTCTGTAGCGGATGCAGGAATTGGACTGCAAAATGAAGACGCTGCTGCAACCGATTCGAATGCGCCAACCGATCCAAATGCAGCGCCAAATACGACGGATCCGAACGCAACAAGCGACCCAAATAATGGGGTGCAAAATACGGAAGGACAAACTGTAAATGCTGGTACGTCACCTGAGCCTGGTTTGGCTATGAATTTACCGCCTGAGCTAAAAATGATTTCATTTAGTTTGGAAATTGAATCTCCGGATTACAATCATTTAATGCAGTTCATTGACGAAATTGAAAACTTGGAACGGATTATGAAGGTCGATTCCATTAATTTCTCACTTCCTGGTGAAGAAGTAAATTTCCAGGAAGACGTTCCTGAATCGATTACAGCATCTATTCAGGTAACGACCTTCTATTATGAAGGACAATAA
- the tkt gene encoding transketolase has product MTHNADLQAINAIRTLSIDAIEKANSGHPGLPMGAAPMAYTLWTKQLRHNPKNPKWFNRDRFVLSAGHGSMLLYSLLHLGGYGLDMEEIKNFRQWGSKTPGHPEYGHTVGVEATTGPLGQGIAMSVGMAMAERHLAATYNKPGHDIVNHYTYALCGDGDLMEGVAAEAISLAGHLKLDKLIVLYDSNDISLDGDLAKSFSENVQKRFESYGWNYLHVADGTDIESINGAIEQAKQSDKPTLIEIKTVIGFGSPNKSGKADSHGAPLGADEVTLTKTAYGWEHEPFQIPQEVYDTFNAAAEQQGAKPEAEWNTKFEIYQSEYPELAEQFVKAMNNELPADFDAEVPVYEAGKSVATRSSSGDVINALAKKVPSFFGGSADLAGSNKTTIKGGGDFFAETPEGRNIWFGVREFAMGAALNGMALHGGLNVFGGTFFVFSDYVRPAVRLSALMGLPVTYVFTHDSIAVGEDGPTHEPVEHLAAFRAMPNLSVIRPADANESAEAWKLAVSSKSTPTLLVLSRQNLPVLANSAELAKDGVSKGAYVVSPATKGTPDAILIATGSEVSLAVEAQKALFADGIDASVVSMPSMDRFEQQSAEYKESVLPRAVTKRLAIEMGASFGWHKYVGFEGDVLAIDQFGASAPGEIVIEQYGFTVENVVAKVKAL; this is encoded by the coding sequence ATGACACATAATGCGGATTTACAAGCAATTAACGCTATCCGAACTTTATCAATTGATGCGATTGAAAAAGCCAATTCAGGACACCCTGGTTTACCAATGGGGGCAGCTCCAATGGCATACACTTTATGGACTAAACAGTTAAGACATAACCCTAAAAATCCAAAATGGTTTAACCGTGACCGTTTTGTTCTGTCTGCTGGGCACGGATCGATGTTACTATATAGCCTTTTACATTTAGGTGGATATGGACTAGATATGGAAGAAATTAAAAACTTCCGTCAATGGGGGTCTAAAACTCCTGGTCACCCTGAATATGGTCATACAGTTGGCGTAGAAGCAACAACTGGACCACTTGGACAAGGAATTGCAATGTCAGTTGGTATGGCAATGGCGGAACGTCATTTAGCTGCTACTTACAACAAACCTGGTCATGATATCGTTAACCATTACACTTATGCACTATGTGGTGACGGTGATTTAATGGAAGGCGTTGCTGCAGAAGCTATTTCCTTAGCTGGACACCTTAAATTAGATAAATTAATCGTTCTTTATGATTCAAATGATATTTCGTTAGATGGTGATTTAGCAAAATCATTCTCAGAAAATGTACAAAAACGTTTTGAGTCGTACGGTTGGAATTATTTACATGTTGCAGATGGAACAGATATTGAGTCAATCAATGGTGCCATCGAACAAGCTAAACAATCAGACAAGCCAACATTAATTGAAATCAAAACAGTGATTGGTTTTGGTTCGCCAAACAAATCAGGTAAAGCCGATTCACACGGGGCTCCACTCGGCGCAGATGAAGTGACATTAACGAAAACTGCTTACGGCTGGGAACATGAACCGTTCCAAATTCCACAAGAAGTTTATGATACGTTTAATGCAGCAGCGGAACAACAAGGTGCAAAACCTGAAGCAGAATGGAATACGAAATTTGAAATCTATCAATCAGAGTATCCAGAATTAGCTGAGCAATTTGTTAAAGCAATGAACAATGAACTTCCTGCTGATTTCGATGCAGAAGTACCTGTTTACGAAGCTGGTAAATCTGTTGCTACACGTTCATCTTCTGGTGATGTGATTAATGCATTAGCAAAAAAAGTGCCTTCATTCTTTGGTGGTAGTGCGGACCTTGCTGGTTCAAACAAAACGACAATTAAAGGTGGCGGGGATTTCTTCGCAGAAACACCAGAAGGCCGCAATATTTGGTTCGGTGTTCGTGAATTCGCAATGGGTGCAGCCCTTAACGGTATGGCGTTACATGGTGGCCTAAACGTATTCGGTGGTACATTCTTTGTATTCTCTGACTATGTACGTCCAGCAGTTCGTTTATCTGCTTTAATGGGATTGCCTGTAACTTATGTATTCACTCATGATTCAATTGCGGTAGGGGAAGATGGCCCTACACATGAACCAGTTGAACATTTAGCTGCATTCCGTGCAATGCCAAACTTATCAGTCATTCGCCCTGCTGATGCAAACGAAAGTGCTGAAGCTTGGAAATTAGCTGTTTCATCAAAATCAACACCAACTTTATTAGTTCTTTCACGTCAAAACTTACCTGTTTTAGCGAATTCTGCTGAACTTGCTAAAGATGGTGTATCAAAAGGTGCTTATGTTGTATCTCCAGCAACAAAAGGAACGCCTGATGCAATTCTAATTGCGACAGGTTCTGAAGTTTCGTTAGCTGTAGAAGCTCAAAAAGCATTATTCGCAGACGGAATTGATGCTTCAGTTGTATCAATGCCATCAATGGACCGTTTTGAGCAACAATCTGCTGAGTACAAAGAATCTGTATTACCAAGAGCAGTAACGAAGCGTCTTGCAATTGAAATGGGGGCGTCATTCGGCTGGCATAAATATGTTGGCTTTGAAGGGGACGTACTAGCGATTGATCAATTCGGTGCAAGTGCTCCTGGCGAAATCGTTATTGAGCAGTACGGCTTTACAGTAGAAAATGTAGTAGCAAAAGTAAAAGCATTATAA
- a CDS encoding type II secretion system protein codes for MKKFVKELLSKRLNNEKGLTLIELLAVIVILAIVAAIAVPAIGSIINNSRVDAVKADAINALNAARLYFLDNPNDADNSVSVSELETAGFLDTTGNLTTDSTTAADNATISNTGGEYTISGTGMAGNNIVRFTDATIEDINGSGDSLNVTGT; via the coding sequence ATGAAAAAATTCGTGAAAGAACTGCTAAGTAAGCGACTTAACAATGAAAAAGGTTTGACTTTGATTGAGCTTTTGGCAGTGATTGTAATTCTTGCAATTGTAGCTGCTATAGCAGTTCCAGCGATTGGGAGTATTATTAATAATAGTCGAGTTGATGCTGTTAAGGCTGATGCTATAAACGCACTGAATGCTGCAAGATTGTACTTTTTAGATAATCCTAATGATGCTGATAATAGCGTTTCTGTTTCGGAATTGGAGACTGCTGGTTTTTTAGATACAACTGGAAACCTAACAACGGATTCTACGACAGCAGCAGATAATGCAACTATTAGTAATACAGGAGGAGAATATACAATTAGTGGAACAGGAATGGCTGGAAACAATATTGTAAGATTTACAGATGCTACAATCGAGGATATAAACGGTTCTGGAGATTCACTAAATGTAACTGGAACATAA
- a CDS encoding type II secretion system F family protein: MVVYKYVGRKKTGAPIKGTINAANKNMAIAKLRDNGINPREITESKSILHSELSLGGNSVKNQDFVIYCRQFATLIRAGVTIVDATNILARQTTSKPLKAALDLVEDDLRSGIAFSESTAKQPKIFPSLFTNMMRSGEATGNIDETLERLANTFEKQYNLKKKIQSTLTYPAVLLVITIIVVFFLLIFIVPTFVQTFEEMDAELPVITVFTLALSNWLQKLWWLVIGIVIIGVIVVRMLYKNNKNFRYTVHYALLRAPVFGQLFQKSVIARLMRTLSSLFSSAVPILQALTIAEKVVGNPVIGRVVLEARASLEKGSTLTEPLEKSWLFPPLVTSMTSIGESTGSLDYMLEKIADFYESEVDRAVDTLKSLIEPMMILFLAVIVGFIVAAIMMPMFSLYEQI; the protein is encoded by the coding sequence TTGGTAGTATACAAATATGTTGGTCGAAAAAAAACTGGGGCACCTATTAAAGGCACCATTAATGCTGCTAATAAAAATATGGCCATTGCAAAGCTACGCGATAACGGTATCAACCCTAGGGAAATTACGGAATCGAAAAGCATTTTACACAGTGAGTTAAGTTTAGGTGGTAACAGTGTAAAAAATCAAGACTTCGTTATTTACTGTCGGCAATTTGCAACATTGATTCGCGCAGGTGTGACGATTGTCGACGCGACCAATATTTTAGCTCGGCAAACAACAAGCAAACCGTTAAAAGCAGCTTTAGATTTAGTAGAAGATGATTTGCGATCAGGTATCGCTTTTTCAGAGTCTACCGCAAAACAGCCAAAGATATTTCCCTCATTATTTACCAATATGATGCGTTCTGGTGAAGCAACTGGTAATATTGACGAAACATTGGAACGTTTAGCGAATACCTTTGAGAAGCAATATAATTTAAAAAAGAAAATACAATCTACCTTAACCTATCCGGCTGTATTGTTAGTTATTACAATCATTGTTGTATTTTTCTTATTAATCTTTATCGTTCCGACATTTGTGCAGACATTTGAAGAAATGGATGCAGAATTACCGGTTATTACAGTATTTACATTAGCCTTAAGTAACTGGTTACAAAAACTATGGTGGCTAGTCATAGGGATTGTGATTATAGGTGTTATTGTAGTGCGGATGTTATATAAAAATAATAAGAACTTCCGCTATACTGTCCACTATGCGTTGTTACGAGCGCCAGTTTTTGGACAACTATTTCAAAAATCTGTTATTGCAAGGCTTATGAGAACACTTTCTTCATTATTTAGCAGTGCTGTGCCAATTCTGCAAGCTCTAACAATTGCGGAAAAAGTAGTAGGAAACCCGGTAATTGGGAGAGTGGTCTTGGAAGCGCGAGCAAGTTTAGAAAAAGGTAGCACGTTAACTGAACCACTAGAAAAAAGCTGGCTTTTCCCACCACTTGTTACATCGATGACGTCCATTGGCGAATCTACAGGTTCGTTAGACTACATGCTAGAGAAAATTGCAGACTTTTATGAGTCGGAAGTGGATCGAGCAGTGGATACCTTAAAGTCGCTCATTGAGCCAATGATGATATTATTTTTAGCTGTTATTGTTGGGTTTATTGTAGCAGCCATTATGATGCCAATGTTTAGTTTATATGAACAAATTTAA
- a CDS encoding sensor histidine kinase, whose amino-acid sequence MIAFTFNLLSIFSLLTSVIFTFFYFLLGEPVEETFRPLWEERNDGIPLVAYFMMAIFVVSLFLSIWMAVAAKSREALAIRYVKKLADPDFTLENKKHIPRSLRKALLQASELIETQRNSLQKLTNQRVETNDAIIQERIVAERQRLARELHDSVSQQLFAASMMLSAITEQEQPAENSRATLKQVEKIVQQAQLEMRALLLHLRPIALRNNTLAEGLTGLILELQQKVNFHIEYKIEEFKLTKAEEDHLFRIAQEAVSNTLRHAKATEVELLLIARDNIGILRIQDNGRGFNVEEDKTTSSYGLKNIAERAVEIGCTYKIVSVPGEGTIVEVKVPLKKKGFQHQNSEVELVDEE is encoded by the coding sequence ATGATTGCATTTACATTCAATTTACTGTCAATTTTTAGCTTACTCACTTCCGTTATCTTTACTTTTTTCTACTTCCTATTAGGTGAACCAGTTGAAGAGACATTCCGACCATTATGGGAAGAACGAAATGATGGTATCCCTCTTGTTGCCTATTTTATGATGGCTATTTTCGTTGTTAGCTTATTTTTAAGTATTTGGATGGCGGTTGCTGCAAAATCAAGAGAAGCGTTAGCGATTCGATATGTAAAAAAATTAGCGGACCCTGATTTTACTTTGGAAAATAAAAAACATATTCCGAGGTCCCTTCGTAAAGCATTGTTACAAGCCAGTGAATTAATTGAAACACAACGAAATAGTTTGCAAAAGCTAACAAATCAGCGTGTTGAAACAAATGATGCGATTATTCAAGAACGAATTGTGGCAGAAAGACAACGATTAGCGCGAGAATTACATGATTCTGTATCACAGCAATTATTTGCAGCCTCCATGATGTTATCTGCCATTACAGAGCAGGAACAACCTGCCGAAAATTCACGGGCGACGCTTAAGCAAGTAGAAAAGATCGTGCAACAAGCTCAACTAGAGATGAGAGCCTTATTGTTACATTTAAGGCCAATCGCCTTACGAAACAATACATTGGCTGAGGGGTTAACGGGCTTAATATTAGAGCTTCAACAAAAGGTCAACTTCCATATCGAATATAAGATAGAAGAATTCAAGCTAACAAAAGCCGAGGAAGATCATTTATTTAGAATTGCGCAAGAAGCAGTGTCGAACACATTGCGTCATGCGAAAGCGACTGAAGTAGAACTGTTATTGATCGCCCGAGATAATATTGGAATTTTGCGTATTCAAGACAATGGCCGGGGTTTCAATGTAGAAGAGGATAAAACCACATCTTCCTATGGATTGAAAAACATTGCAGAACGGGCAGTTGAGATAGGCTGTACTTATAAAATCGTCTCCGTCCCAGGTGAAGGTACTATTGTTGAAGTAAAAGTTCCGTTGAAGAAAAAAGGATTTCAGCACCAAAATAGTGAAGTTGAACTAGTGGACGAAGAGTAA
- a CDS encoding gamma-glutamyl-gamma-aminobutyrate hydrolase family protein, translating into MKPIIGITMSVDKHFYFINEAYTKSVINAGGIPFAIPFDVEKDVSQIVDMIDGLLLSGGGDVHPHTFGEEPHQKLGQVSSARDRVELALVEEVIKRKKPIFAICRGHQVLNVALGGSLFQDIYAQNLNVYLHSQQAARYEKSHFIKVAEDSLIYHILGKERLQVNSFHHQAIKLLAPSVVSVAKASDGIIEAIEMKDYPFCLSVQWHPEEMAVYGDEDSRKLFSAFIEECSK; encoded by the coding sequence TTGAAACCGATTATTGGGATAACGATGAGCGTTGATAAACACTTTTACTTTATTAACGAAGCGTATACAAAATCTGTAATTAATGCTGGAGGGATACCATTTGCCATTCCGTTTGATGTTGAGAAAGATGTAAGTCAAATCGTAGATATGATTGATGGGCTTCTCTTATCTGGCGGGGGAGATGTGCATCCGCATACATTCGGTGAAGAACCACATCAAAAACTTGGACAAGTAAGTAGTGCTCGTGATCGAGTTGAATTAGCACTTGTTGAGGAGGTTATAAAACGCAAGAAACCGATTTTTGCGATTTGTCGCGGTCATCAAGTTTTAAATGTGGCTTTAGGTGGATCTCTGTTCCAAGATATTTATGCACAAAATTTGAATGTTTACCTCCATAGTCAGCAAGCAGCGAGGTATGAGAAGTCACATTTTATCAAAGTGGCGGAAGATAGTTTAATTTATCATATTCTAGGAAAAGAAAGATTGCAGGTGAATTCGTTTCACCACCAAGCTATAAAATTGCTTGCTCCATCCGTTGTATCTGTTGCAAAGGCAAGTGATGGGATTATTGAGGCGATTGAAATGAAAGATTATCCATTCTGCTTAAGTGTCCAATGGCATCCAGAAGAAATGGCGGTATATGGTGATGAGGACTCCAGAAAATTATTTAGTGCTTTTATAGAAGAATGTTCAAAATAA
- a CDS encoding A24 family peptidase: MEYSITILAFLFGMIFGSFFNVVGLRVPLKMSVAYPPSHCTKCMHRLNALDLVPIFSYLFLKGKCRYCGTKVSPVYLMTELATGFLFAFAYWHFRFTPELAVALVFISLLAIIVVTDIAYMLIPDKVLLFFLPLLIVGRIFSPSEPWWDSLLGPVVGFTILFLVALLSKGGMGGGDIKLFFLIGLTLGTAGTLVTLFFASVIGLIVGFILLKVRGQDRKQPIPFGPSIAIAALIVYFYGDIIIEWYIGIF; encoded by the coding sequence TTGGAATATAGTATTACTATTTTAGCATTCTTATTTGGGATGATTTTCGGGTCATTTTTCAATGTCGTAGGATTGCGTGTCCCGTTAAAAATGTCGGTTGCTTATCCGCCATCGCATTGTACAAAATGTATGCATCGCCTAAATGCTCTTGACCTCGTACCGATTTTTTCATATCTCTTTCTAAAAGGGAAGTGTCGATATTGTGGGACAAAGGTTTCTCCAGTCTATTTAATGACTGAACTCGCAACCGGATTCCTTTTTGCCTTTGCTTACTGGCATTTCCGATTCACACCAGAATTAGCAGTAGCGTTAGTTTTCATATCCCTACTAGCGATTATTGTCGTCACCGACATTGCGTACATGTTAATTCCAGATAAAGTATTATTATTCTTCTTGCCACTTTTAATAGTTGGGCGAATTTTTTCACCTTCGGAACCTTGGTGGGATAGTTTATTAGGTCCAGTTGTAGGGTTCACGATACTATTCTTAGTTGCATTACTCTCCAAAGGGGGCATGGGTGGAGGAGATATTAAGCTATTCTTCCTTATCGGGCTTACGCTCGGTACAGCTGGAACGCTTGTAACGTTGTTTTTCGCATCGGTCATTGGTTTGATTGTCGGCTTTATTTTACTGAAAGTTCGCGGTCAAGATCGAAAACAACCTATTCCTTTTGGCCCATCAATCGCAATCGCTGCATTGATTGTTTACTTTTATGGGGATATTATTATTGAGTGGTACATAGGTATTTTTTAA
- a CDS encoding recombinase family protein — protein MKKDNKIAVLYTRVSTEKNTQETSLARQQEELQQYAGKMGYNVLATFQDQQSGYEVDREGLLEMMDFIKENRVQALFVQDETRLGRGHARMAVLHLLQKTETTIYSLNDAGPLTFNEMDTMLLEILAIVEEYQRKIHNAKIRRGMRRAVQNGYKPELNLKDRGNHEGRERIDVPIEEIINLRQKGLTFQEIASTLRGLGFQVSKATVHRRYQEYMETVKG, from the coding sequence ATGAAAAAAGACAACAAAATTGCAGTACTATATACAAGAGTAAGTACTGAAAAAAACACACAAGAAACTTCTCTTGCTCGCCAACAAGAAGAACTACAACAATATGCTGGAAAAATGGGGTATAACGTTTTAGCCACATTTCAAGATCAACAAAGCGGTTATGAAGTAGACCGTGAAGGACTACTTGAAATGATGGATTTCATAAAGGAAAATCGTGTACAAGCCTTATTTGTGCAAGACGAAACACGTTTAGGACGTGGCCATGCCCGAATGGCAGTGCTACATTTACTTCAAAAAACTGAAACTACCATCTACTCTTTAAACGATGCGGGTCCGTTAACATTTAATGAAATGGATACGATGTTGCTAGAAATTCTAGCGATTGTTGAAGAGTACCAACGAAAAATTCATAATGCAAAAATTCGTCGTGGTATGCGACGTGCGGTACAAAACGGTTATAAACCAGAGCTGAATTTAAAGGATCGCGGTAATCATGAAGGACGAGAACGAATTGACGTACCAATTGAAGAAATTATCAACTTAAGGCAAAAAGGGTTAACTTTTCAAGAAATTGCTTCAACTTTAAGAGGCCTTGGCTTTCAAGTTAGTAAAGCTACAGTACACCGAAGATATCAAGAATATATGGAGACAGTGAAGGGGTAG
- a CDS encoding LysM peptidoglycan-binding domain-containing protein: protein MKWLQKNSYVKVLITTFLLIAAYVVITDDGKTIYEKIEVQHGDSLWSLAEQYRGNMSLHEWIDAVKLENGLNNETIVAGRALTIPVSGEIVYIAQDSEQNAHTVKVATTNE from the coding sequence ATGAAATGGTTACAAAAAAATAGTTATGTTAAAGTTTTAATTACAACATTCCTACTCATAGCTGCATACGTAGTAATAACAGATGATGGTAAGACAATATATGAAAAAATTGAAGTACAGCATGGTGATAGCTTATGGTCTTTGGCCGAACAATATCGTGGAAATATGTCATTGCACGAATGGATCGATGCAGTTAAATTAGAAAATGGTTTAAATAATGAAACAATTGTGGCAGGACGAGCGTTAACCATTCCAGTATCCGGAGAAATAGTATACATTGCACAAGATTCAGAGCAAAATGCTCATACAGTAAAGGTAGCGACTACAAACGAATGA
- the pilM gene encoding type IV pilus biogenesis protein PilM, whose translation MFKPKKKTSHISIEINDYVLRALVMKGSSFEQANVYEKELPNGIVVEASIEDDMELYSIMKEFTSKMGKKQSVRFFVPDPNVLLKTFDHPVDIERAKLNEYVQMELGHTIHLPFQDPLVDVYDPEEFDGHAMLFAAAPEEVHKLTDLFLDIDLDPEVADIRALCNLRLLDHMQYLDPDKTYLISNWLINELSICIFSNRSVDFLRYQPINTDLSQWNSSYLSLSEIEFSLTENHIEDYRMTLTDQVLELDRIMNFFRFSLHKGEKSVDEIVVMGDNPFLVQIHEILQGNFPIPVNIINDELIHQHFPGFKAKHASLLGLSLKVV comes from the coding sequence ATGTTCAAACCAAAAAAGAAAACATCACATATTTCTATTGAAATCAATGACTATGTATTACGTGCGCTTGTGATGAAGGGCTCATCATTCGAGCAAGCAAACGTGTATGAAAAGGAACTTCCAAATGGTATCGTTGTGGAAGCATCTATTGAAGATGATATGGAACTTTATTCAATTATGAAGGAGTTCACTAGTAAAATGGGCAAAAAACAAAGTGTTCGTTTTTTTGTACCAGATCCGAATGTCCTATTAAAGACGTTTGACCATCCGGTTGACATCGAGCGTGCTAAATTGAATGAATATGTACAAATGGAGTTAGGTCATACTATTCATTTACCTTTCCAAGATCCGTTAGTAGATGTATATGATCCGGAAGAATTCGATGGACATGCTATGTTATTTGCTGCTGCACCTGAGGAAGTTCATAAATTAACGGACTTATTTCTCGATATAGACTTGGATCCTGAAGTAGCCGACATTCGGGCATTATGCAATTTACGCCTACTTGACCATATGCAATACTTAGATCCAGACAAAACCTATTTAATATCCAATTGGTTAATTAATGAATTATCCATTTGCATTTTCTCTAACCGTTCTGTTGATTTTTTGCGATATCAACCGATTAATACGGATTTATCTCAATGGAATTCATCGTATTTATCATTGTCTGAAATTGAATTTTCTTTAACTGAGAATCATATAGAAGATTACCGAATGACGTTAACCGATCAAGTGCTCGAGCTAGATCGGATTATGAACTTCTTCCGATTCTCATTGCATAAAGGTGAGAAATCTGTAGATGAAATCGTGGTTATGGGGGATAATCCTTTTTTAGTACAAATACATGAAATCTTACAAGGAAATTTCCCAATTCCGGTGAATATTATTAATGACGAACTTATTCATCAGCATTTCCCAGGTTTTAAAGCAAAACATGCTTCCTTATTAGGTCTTTCGTTAAAGGTGGTATAA
- a CDS encoding response regulator transcription factor, which produces MINILIADDHEMVRIGVSAYLSAQADMTVVGEAEHGKEAVELALKLRPDIILMDNVMPIMTGAEATAEILKQWPTAKIMMVTSFLDDDKVYPALEAGAVSYILKTSNAKQIADAIRKTMAGESVLEPEVTTKMMQRMRSNATSPLHDELTEREMEVLLLVAQGKSNQEIADELFIALKTVKTHVSNILAKLEVQDRTQAVVYAFQNGLVK; this is translated from the coding sequence ATGATCAATATATTAATCGCCGATGATCACGAAATGGTTCGAATCGGCGTCTCTGCCTATCTTTCCGCGCAGGCCGATATGACTGTTGTAGGGGAGGCGGAACACGGGAAAGAAGCTGTCGAACTTGCATTAAAGCTTAGACCAGACATCATATTGATGGACAATGTGATGCCAATTATGACTGGGGCCGAGGCAACTGCAGAAATTTTAAAGCAATGGCCAACTGCGAAAATAATGATGGTGACAAGCTTCCTAGATGATGATAAAGTATACCCTGCCCTAGAAGCAGGTGCAGTTAGCTATATTTTAAAGACGTCCAATGCAAAGCAAATTGCAGATGCCATTCGAAAGACAATGGCTGGTGAATCGGTACTTGAACCAGAAGTCACTACAAAAATGATGCAACGAATGCGTTCAAATGCTACTTCCCCACTTCATGATGAACTAACAGAACGAGAAATGGAAGTTTTGCTACTCGTCGCCCAAGGGAAATCCAATCAAGAAATTGCGGATGAATTATTTATTGCGTTAAAAACAGTTAAAACTCATGTTAGTAATATATTGGCGAAATTAGAAGTGCAAGATCGTACGCAAGCAGTCGTGTATGCTTTCCAAAATGGCTTAGTTAAATAA
- a CDS encoding DUF896 domain-containing protein — MLSKEKIARINELSKKKKLGKLTEAEAKEQSVLRKEYLDSFRNNFRGTIENVQIFDALGNDVTPDKVKKLKRNRLN; from the coding sequence ATGTTATCAAAAGAAAAAATTGCTCGAATTAATGAACTATCAAAGAAAAAGAAACTAGGCAAACTGACAGAAGCTGAAGCGAAAGAACAATCAGTATTACGTAAGGAATATTTAGATTCATTCCGAAACAATTTCCGTGGGACGATTGAAAATGTTCAGATCTTTGATGCTTTAGGGAATGATGTCACTCCTGATAAAGTGAAAAAACTTAAGCGTAATCGACTTAATTAA